The following proteins come from a genomic window of bacterium:
- a CDS encoding VWA domain-containing protein: MSGEIVQKQKEALLKKIAEHKSLAKPILDKARKTSPLEVVFMFDTTGSMDIYLSEVQVNVQLIIREIRKRVPDARISVIVYKDHEQGPYVTKTLAFSEKEEEITAFLRSPDIMPGAGGGGAEAVECALYEANQLDWTKGPKGKAIILIGDKPPHGVMDSFDDCLSGRDYRIETDKLVEKNVKIYTVLCNNVTETINNFQFLAEKTGGKFVTLEAIHDLVDLIVAVSIKESNPLLLQAYTDELRKKGVLTDSKRKLLQGIS, from the coding sequence ATGAGCGGAGAAATAGTTCAGAAACAAAAAGAAGCATTGCTTAAGAAAATCGCCGAACACAAATCGTTGGCGAAACCGATACTGGACAAAGCGCGTAAAACCAGCCCTCTGGAAGTGGTTTTCATGTTTGATACGACGGGCAGTATGGATATTTATTTGTCGGAAGTTCAGGTCAATGTTCAATTGATCATTCGCGAAATTCGCAAAAGAGTGCCTGACGCACGCATTTCCGTCATTGTATACAAAGACCATGAACAAGGGCCTTACGTTACAAAGACATTGGCGTTTTCTGAAAAAGAAGAAGAAATAACCGCTTTTCTTAGATCTCCCGATATCATGCCCGGCGCAGGCGGTGGAGGCGCAGAAGCGGTTGAATGCGCGCTTTATGAGGCAAATCAACTTGACTGGACGAAAGGGCCAAAAGGTAAGGCCATTATTCTCATCGGGGACAAACCGCCTCACGGCGTGATGGACAGTTTCGACGATTGTTTAAGCGGCCGGGATTACCGAATTGAAACGGACAAACTGGTCGAAAAAAATGTAAAAATTTACACGGTCTTGTGTAATAATGTCACGGAAACGATCAATAATTTTCAATTTCTCGCAGAGAAAACAGGCGGTAAATTTGTCACGCTGGAAGCGATCCATGATCTGGTCGATTTGATCGTGGCTGTCAGCATTAAAGAATCGAATCCTCTGCTGCTTCAGGCTTACACTG
- a CDS encoding tetratricopeptide repeat protein, with amino-acid sequence MNEFSGSPWRPEGEQGKSDSIQRQKNLVSPEDFFRAAQTAQEQKQFQTAADYYRKALAMNPTYLEAWFYLGYNLMDIKNYEEAIIAFLKAVEIETDEDHFKPYSFYNIGLSYYHLIRDEEALTWFNSAITLRPDYVPAINYVGLIYYVRKEYDTAIGYFNRCLQYDPKYIYAYYNLGRCYYYQFKDDLALEKFMKALAIDPNHAEANNYAGLVYLNKKLYPTAIGYLHKAFSLDPQFAAPAYNLGILHYEQKQYPQALEYFNKTLQIDPNHADACNYIGLVYHDQKIWDQAIAYYHKTLAIQPDYKFALYNLGLTYYHQKDYKRSIEFYEKCLVIDPTYVSCQYNLGLAYYQNSELQIALRHFEEAVRLKRDHHHAQYYRGLIYHGMGLREKALQVVDELKKIDYPSAKELYREIMGKELQAVTAPPPGEKPRDEQFGPSHRDH; translated from the coding sequence ATGAACGAATTTTCAGGAAGCCCATGGAGGCCGGAAGGCGAACAAGGGAAAAGTGATTCCATTCAACGCCAGAAGAACTTGGTTTCTCCGGAGGATTTTTTCCGGGCGGCGCAGACCGCTCAGGAGCAAAAACAATTTCAAACGGCAGCAGATTATTACCGAAAAGCGCTCGCCATGAACCCAACGTATCTGGAAGCCTGGTTCTATCTCGGATATAATCTAATGGATATCAAAAACTATGAAGAGGCCATAATCGCATTTCTCAAAGCTGTTGAAATTGAAACAGACGAGGATCATTTCAAGCCTTATAGCTTTTATAATATCGGACTTAGTTATTATCATCTTATCCGGGATGAGGAAGCGCTTACGTGGTTCAACTCGGCGATCACGCTTAGGCCTGATTACGTTCCTGCGATCAATTACGTAGGGCTCATTTATTATGTCAGAAAAGAATACGATACGGCCATAGGTTATTTCAACCGGTGTCTTCAGTACGACCCGAAATATATTTATGCCTATTACAATTTGGGACGTTGTTATTATTATCAGTTCAAAGACGACTTGGCGCTGGAGAAATTCATGAAAGCGTTGGCAATCGATCCTAATCATGCCGAAGCAAATAATTATGCGGGGCTGGTTTACCTTAACAAAAAATTATATCCGACGGCCATCGGGTATCTTCATAAGGCTTTTTCACTTGATCCGCAGTTTGCCGCGCCGGCGTATAATCTCGGTATTTTGCATTACGAACAAAAGCAGTACCCTCAGGCATTGGAGTATTTCAACAAGACCTTGCAGATCGATCCCAATCATGCCGATGCATGCAATTATATCGGTCTGGTATATCACGACCAGAAAATATGGGATCAGGCGATTGCCTATTATCATAAGACATTAGCAATTCAGCCGGATTACAAATTTGCTTTGTATAATCTTGGACTTACTTATTATCATCAAAAGGATTACAAACGATCGATTGAGTTCTATGAAAAATGCCTGGTGATCGATCCGACGTACGTGTCCTGCCAGTATAATTTGGGGTTAGCCTATTATCAGAATAGCGAATTGCAAATTGCATTACGCCATTTTGAAGAAGCTGTACGGCTGAAACGCGACCACCATCATGCTCAGTATTACCGCGGCCTAATCTATCACGGCATGGGCTTACGCGAAAAAGCCCTGCAGGTTGTTGACGAATTGAAAAAAATTGATTATCCTTCTGCTAAAGAACTCTATAGAGAAATAATGGGGAAAGAACTACAGGCAGTTACCGCTCCCCCGCCCGGAGAAAAGCCAAGAGACGAACAGTTCGGGCCAAGCCACCGCGATCATTAA
- a CDS encoding transcriptional repressor, producing MIEEDKQKEVHKELRNYLQMQGLKATPERFAVLDEVYSTNFHFEADDILVRMRKKKMHVSRATIYRTLELLENSGLIRKAKLGETKAYYEHTYGRHHHEHMKCTQCGRVIEFESEEIEKLQDVICRQYNFQMTNHILHLFGVCEDCQKTTDGKAKNNYTTELTVK from the coding sequence ATGATCGAAGAAGACAAACAGAAAGAAGTTCACAAAGAACTGCGGAACTATCTGCAGATGCAGGGGCTGAAGGCTACGCCGGAACGGTTTGCGGTATTGGATGAAGTGTACTCGACCAACTTTCATTTTGAAGCCGATGATATTCTGGTTCGGATGCGGAAAAAGAAAATGCACGTGTCGCGCGCAACGATATACCGTACGTTGGAACTTTTGGAAAACAGCGGCCTGATCCGGAAAGCAAAACTAGGCGAAACCAAAGCGTATTACGAACACACGTACGGCCGGCATCATCATGAACACATGAAATGTACGCAATGCGGGCGCGTCATTGAGTTTGAATCGGAAGAAATTGAGAAACTCCAGGATGTGATCTGCAGGCAATATAATTTTCAAATGACCAACCACATTTTACATCTTTTTGGCGTTTGCGAAGACTGTCAGAAAACTACCGATGGTAAAGCAAAAAACAATTATACGACGGAATTGACGGTGAAGTAA
- a CDS encoding DUF433 domain-containing protein translates to MIYQDIITIEPGKRGGKPCIRHMRITVYDVLGWLASGMTTDQILKDYPELTMDDIQACLQFAADREHTITSAHH, encoded by the coding sequence ATGATTTATCAAGACATCATAACTATTGAGCCTGGAAAACGAGGCGGAAAGCCCTGTATACGACATATGCGCATTACAGTATATGACGTATTGGGATGGCTAGCATCCGGAATGACAACTGATCAGATTTTGAAAGATTATCCTGAGTTAACCATGGACGATATTCAAGCCTGTCTGCAGTTTGCTGCAGATCGTGAACATACAATTACGTCCGCACACCATTGA